DNA from Drosophila suzukii chromosome 2R, CBGP_Dsuzu_IsoJpt1.0, whole genome shotgun sequence:
AATGAGATGTGCGATTCCAACTGTAACTCAgaatttttctttatttgatTGATGTCAATTTATAAGATATCCTAGAAATCGAAGTGTACATTGGTTagatattttcaattccatttaaatttcttttcataattgtattttttgtacggcacaataataataatcaatgaAATTGTCTCAAATATAAGAGAACTATTGTTAGCCAAGgtataaaactaaaaaaatgttgggagtttctcaaattatttaatgaaaataGTACGTTTGTTTGAGGGTTCGCAATCCCATAAAAACTTGTAGATATTTTTACAAAAGAAAACTTTCcctaaaattacaaaaaaaaaattttgaaaaaaaatttattgaataACATATTTGTGAAACTAAAAACCACgataataattaaatacttaattaattatttaattaattaaccaTCATTTCTCACCATTTCCAGGATATCAACACATGAAGCATCATACATAAAGATCAAAAAATGGAGTCCTCTCAATTTAGAAACTAATACGCGATCTACGAGAGTAGACCAATTTTTAAGATTCTTCTCAGAGCGcagaaaaatgaaaaataataaaatctcTGCTATATTTTCTCATTCTCTCTTGAATTCTCTCTCGTATTCTTAATCAGCTGATCACGATCAAGAAAGCTTTTACGAGCTTTTGGGAGAGAAGAGATCGGTATATATACCATAGTATCGACCACCTGTATATATACTGCATGTGGCACTTGTTGTCCGCTCAGTCTTAATTTTCCAATCCCCCTCGGAACTCAAAACAAGGAACATAACATAATGTCGGGCAACAAATACTGTTTCGCCATCGACCGCGGAGGCACTTTCACGGACGTACTGTGCATCTGTCCCGGCGGAAAAGTGCGCACCATGAAGCTGCTCTCCGAGGATCCGGAGAGGTATAGCGACGCCCCCCGCGAGGGCATCCGCCGGATCCTGAAAGAGGAGACCGGTGAGGACTTGGCAGCCAGCGGCCTGGTGGACACCTCGAAGATCGGTTGGGTTCGCATGGGCACCACGGTGGCCACTAATGCCCTACTGGAGCGCAAGGGTGATCCAGTGGTTCTGGTGGTGAACAGTGGCTTCCGCGACCTGCTCTACATTGGCAACCAGGCCAGACCGAAGATCTTCGACCTTAACATTCGCAAGCCGGCGAATCTGTATAAATCCGTAGTCGAGGTGGACTGCCGCATAGTTCCACAGCAGGCGGATCGCTGTGAGCTGGGTCAGTATAATATCTCTATCTCTCCGACCTCCATTGCTATATCGAATATCAACGCAGATCACAGCTGGAAGGTGCTGGAGGGTGTGGCCGGCACCAAGTATCTGGAGGTGCGTCCAGTTGATGAGGTTACGGTACGTCAGGCCCTCTCAGCCGCCCGTGAACAGGGAGTCTCCTCGGTTTCCGTGGTCTTGGCCCACAGCTACGCCTGTCCGGAACACGAACTCCGGGTGGGCGCCATCGCCCGGGAGCTGGGCTTCAGCCATGTGACGCTATCCCACCAGGCAATGCCCATGTGCCGGGTCGTTGCCCGAGGCTATACGGCCTGTGCCGAGGCCTACCTGACACCCCATGTGGATCGCTACTTGGCCAGGTAAGTGCATCTTATCTCTggtgaataaatttgccagATGACCCAGCTCTTTTCGAGCCCAAACATGTTTTTTAGAGAGTCATAATAAAGATAAGCTTTTAGTCAGACTGGAAGCAAAATAAAACCAAGCAAAACAAACATACAAAGCTGAGATAGGGTTACGTAAAGTAAACAAATCTAGAACAAAAGCTTTATACAAATGTTCGTAGCTTATATGGGGTTCTCGACTCATTAATACCCTTTAAAggtatacaaaattaaaaaacccTTAAGCTCCATTCTGttaaacattttgttttaaagTTTCGGTGCaatcttttataaaaaataaaatatagaaAGTTAAAATGATTTGGTATATACCTATATAACCTTTATAGGGTTTCATACACCTATCTTATCACCATACACCCAAGTTCCCTAAGATATAGAGGGTGTAAAAACAAATGCGCGCTCTCACTGATTCCATTGTCATTATACAGTGGTGGCTTAAATAATGGGATCAccattatatttataaactaGATTCTGTATTTATAGTAATAACTCTATTCTAATGATGTCTGCCCATTTCATAGCTTCAAATCTGGCTTCGACAAGCAGTTGGAGGGCGTGGATGTGCTCTTCATGCAATCGGATGGAGGTCTGACCAATATGGAGAACTTCCGAGGGGCGCGTGCTATTCTTTCTGGACCTGCGGGAGGTGTTGTGGGATACGCCCTAACGGGAGCCCGGGAAACGGATCTACCCCTTATCGGTTTCGACATGGGCGGTACCTCGACCGATGTGTCCCGCTATGCCGGCACCTATGAGCACGTCATCGAAAGCACCACGGCGGGGGTTACCATCCAGGCTCCTCAGCTGGACATCAATACCGTAGCTGCAGGCGGTGGATCTCGGCTCTTCTTTCGATCTGGCATATTTGTGGTGGGTCCTGAGTCAGCAGGTTCTCATCCGGGACCAGCTTGCTACAAGAAGGGAGGTCCACTAACGGTCACGGATGCCAATCTTATATTGGGACGCATTCTGCCGCAATACTTCCCGAAGATCTTTGGTCCGAAGGAGAACGAACCGCTGGATCATGATATCGCCAGGAGTAAATTCGTGGAGTTGCAGGCGGAGATCAATGAATACCTTGAGGCCTCGGGTGATAATCGAGTTCTCAGTGTTGAGGACGTGGCTCTCGGCTTTATTCGCGTGGCCAACGAAACCATGTGCCGTCCTATTCGTGCGTTGACCCAATCCCGAGGATTGGACACTGCCAACCATGTGCTTTCCTGCTTTGGAGGAGCCGGTGGTCAGCACGCCTGCGCCATTGCCCGTAATCTGGGAATCGCCAAGGTGGGTAAAGATTTTGATTTCCACTAATTCCATTATGAAGATTATGAAGGGAAAACCATTTAGGATTCATCTAAATCTTTATAGTTTTCTGATATTAAAAAACGAATATTTTTTTCCAGGTTGTGGTCCACAAGTACGCTGGAATACTATCTGCCTATGGAATGGCTCTGGCCGACGTGGTCCAGGAAGTCCAGGAGCCGAACGGCCTGGAGTTCAGTGATGCCAATGCCCAGCAGCTGAAGGAGCGATTGGATACTCTATCCCAGCAGTGTCACAACAAGTTAGCTGATCAGGGATTCAGACGGATCGAACTAGAGCCCTTCCTTCATTTACGCTACGAGGGCACTGATGGTGCCTTAATGGTGGCTCCGGCCACTGGAAAGCAGTCATCCGCTTCGAATCCTTTGCTAGCGGCCTATGGGGACTTCAATGCCACCTTCCTGGAACGCTATCGCACAGAGTTTGGATTCGTATTGCAAAATAGACGGATTATTGTGGATGACATTCGCATTCGAGGATTGGGCAAGAATGAGACACCACCGGAGTCTGAGATTCAGGGTGCCTCCGAAGTGACGCCCCCGGCGGAGTCGAATACCCGGTGTCGTCTCTACTTCGATGAGGGCGGCTTTGATGCTCCGATCTACCTGACCAAGAACCTCCTGGCCGGACACAAGATCACTGGACCTGCGGTGCTCATTGATCAGCTCTCGACCATCGTGGTGGAACCAGAGTGTGGTGTCCAAGTAACCCCATTCGGGGACCTCATCATGGACGTGAAGACGGGTGGCAAACATGGCATCAACGCGGACTTGGATCCAGTGCATCTGAGCATCTTTAGCCACCGCTTCATGAGTATTGCCGAGCAGATGGGCAGGGTGCTCCAACGCACTTCGATTTCCACCAACATCAAGGAGCGCCTGGACTTTTCGTGTGCCCTCTTCGGACCTGATGGCGGCCTGGTCAGCAATGCTCCCCACATTCCCGTTCATTTGGGTGCCATGCAGGAGACCGTCCAGTATCAGTTGAGGGTGCGTGGGGAGACCCTGAAGAACGGCGATGTCATCCTGGCCAACCATCCCTCCGCCGGGGGATCTCATCTTCCCGATTTGACCGTCATCACACCAGTTTTTTATGAGTAAGTAAAACAAGATGctttataaaacatttttatattttttcattttaacaCATTTGTAAAGCGAATTGTAAAATCAATCACCTTATTTATTAGGTAGTATTGTTTAACattattaaaaattcaacTCATCTTTCCAGGAACCATCCGCGTCCCGTTTTCTTTGTGGCCTCCCGTGGTCACCATGCGGATATCGGTGGCATTACTCCGGGATCCATGCCCCCGCACTCCACCTCGTTGGCTCAGGAAGGCGCTGCCTTCAAGTCCTTCCTCATTGTGGAGAACGGGCTTTTCCAGGAGCAACAGATCATCGAGCAGCTGACCACGCCTACGGCCGCAAAGGGGGCAGTGGGCACTCGCAACCTGAGCGACAATCTGTCGGATCTGAAGGCCCAGATCGCAGCCAACCACAAGGGCATCCAGCTGGTGGCGGAGCTGATCGATAGCtatggactggacgtggtgcaGGCCTACATGTCGCACATCCAGAAGAATGCCGAATTGGCGGTTCGTGATATGTTGCGTCAGATTGGTCGGGATACGCTGGAGCGCACGGGATCCACGGTGCTGGAGGCAAAGGAGTTCATGGACGACGGCTCGCCCATCGCCCTCAAGGTGACCATCGATGCGGAGCAGGGATCGGCTCTGTGTGATTTCACCGGTTCTGGGGTGGAAGTGTGGGGCAACTGCAATGCTCCGAGGGCAATCACCTTATCCGCCCTGATCTACTGCCTGCGCTGCATGGTGGGTCACGATGTGCCCCTCAACCAGGGCTGCTTGGCACCCATCCAGGTCATCATTCCGAAGAACTCCATACTGGATCCCTCTGAGGGAGCCGCCGTTGTGGGTGGCAATGTCCAGACATCGCAACGCATCGTGGACACGGTGCTGAAGGCTTTCGGTGTGTGTGCCGCCTCGCAGGGATGCATGAACAACATCACCATCGGGGACGAGACTTGGGGATACTACGAGACCGTGGCCGGAGGAGCTGGCGCCGGCCCCGGCTGGCATGGAGCCGGCGGAGTGCACACCCACATGACGAACACCCGCATCACTGATCCGGAAATTCTTGAGCTGCGCTATCCCATGATCTTGAAGAGATTCTGCCTGCGCACCGATGGCTCCGGCGGACGAGGACAGTTCAACGGAGGCGAGGGCGTGGAACGGGATCTGCTTTTCCGTAAACCCGTCACCCTGTCCGTCCTGACGGAGCGACGCACCCTTCAGCCCTACGGTCTCGCTGGCGGAGAACCTGGCAAGAGTGGTCGCAATTTGGTGGTCAAGCGGGATGGTCGAGTGATTGCTTTGGCAGGCAAGACCTGCATCGACGTGGAAGCTGGAGTATGTATTATTGTGGGATGAACTGTGTATTCGAATACTAACGAATCTTTTACAGGACACTTTTGCAATGAAAACTCCGGGCGGTGGCGGATTTGGACCAATTGAAGATTCTAAATCTGAAGATGGCTTGAATCAGGAAAACATTAAGAGATACGTGGAGCGCGGCACTGTTTTCAACTACCTGCAATCCCAGGAatctgcataaaaattgtattttgttttttcgtGTGCCATATTATATAAAGTCCTTTTATGTTCTGTGTTTAGATCAAGTTATTCTACCgacaaaaaaatacataaaataatTCCTAATCAGGTGgatacaattttaaatttaaaactttaaaccCACACAAAAACGAATATCTATAAATTTTTTTACGTTTTGGTACCTAAATA
Protein-coding regions in this window:
- the LOC108010070 gene encoding 5-oxoprolinase; protein product: MSGNKYCFAIDRGGTFTDVLCICPGGKVRTMKLLSEDPERYSDAPREGIRRILKEETGEDLAASGLVDTSKIGWVRMGTTVATNALLERKGDPVVLVVNSGFRDLLYIGNQARPKIFDLNIRKPANLYKSVVEVDCRIVPQQADRCELDHSWKVLEGVAGTKYLEVRPVDEVTVRQALSAAREQGVSSVSVVLAHSYACPEHELRVGAIARELGFSHVTLSHQAMPMCRVVARGYTACAEAYLTPHVDRYLASFKSGFDKQLEGVDVLFMQSDGGLTNMENFRGARAILSGPAGGVVGYALTGARETDLPLIGFDMGGTSTDVSRYAGTYEHVIESTTAGVTIQAPQLDINTVAAGGGSRLFFRSGIFVVGPESAGSHPGPACYKKGGPLTVTDANLILGRILPQYFPKIFGPKENEPLDHDIARSKFVELQAEINEYLEASGDNRVLSVEDVALGFIRVANETMCRPIRALTQSRGLDTANHVLSCFGGAGGQHACAIARNLGIAKVVVHKYAGILSAYGMALADVVQEVQEPNGLEFSDANAQQLKERLDTLSQQCHNKLADQGFRRIELEPFLHLRYEGTDGALMVAPATGKQSSASNPLLAAYGDFNATFLERYRTEFGFVLQNRRIIVDDIRIRGLGKNETPPESEIQGASEVTPPAESNTRCRLYFDEGGFDAPIYLTKNLLAGHKITGPAVLIDQLSTIVVEPECGVQVTPFGDLIMDVKTGGKHGINADLDPVHLSIFSHRFMSIAEQMGRVLQRTSISTNIKERLDFSCALFGPDGGLVSNAPHIPVHLGAMQETVQYQLRVRGETLKNGDVILANHPSAGGSHLPDLTVITPVFYENHPRPVFFVASRGHHADIGGITPGSMPPHSTSLAQEGAAFKSFLIVENGLFQEQQIIEQLTTPTAAKGAVGTRNLSDNLSDLKAQIAANHKGIQLVAELIDSYGLDVVQAYMSHIQKNAELAVRDMLRQIGRDTLERTGSTVLEAKEFMDDGSPIALKVTIDAEQGSALCDFTGSGVEVWGNCNAPRAITLSALIYCLRCMVGHDVPLNQGCLAPIQVIIPKNSILDPSEGAAVVGGNVQTSQRIVDTVLKAFGVCAASQGCMNNITIGDETWGYYETVAGGAGAGPGWHGAGGVHTHMTNTRITDPEILELRYPMILKRFCLRTDGSGGRGQFNGGEGVERDLLFRKPVTLSVLTERRTLQPYGLAGGEPGKSGRNLVVKRDGRVIALAGKTCIDVEAGDTFAMKTPGGGGFGPIEDSKSEDGLNQENIKRYVERGTVFNYLQSQESA